The following proteins come from a genomic window of Anguilla rostrata isolate EN2019 chromosome 17, ASM1855537v3, whole genome shotgun sequence:
- the slc27a1a gene encoding long-chain fatty acid transport protein 1a isoform X2, producing MLWSALPRETLNGGAAPRQAGTGVRGHGGDLELLPAGPAVQRGGPLGAGPGLGRGRRGGRLHGEPPPGGGPLAGPGQAVLEVSASLSQSMVRFCSGELSPDRLASLSALPLDPLLASSPRLPPPCTLRKGFNDRLFYIYTSGTTGLPKAAIVVHSRYYRIAAFGYHAFGMRPDDIIYDCLPLYHSAGNIMGVGQCLINGLTVVVKKKFSASRFWEDCIKHNCTVVQYIGEICRYLLSQPVRPAEQGHRVRLAVGNGLRPSVWEAFTERFRVARVGEFYGATECNCSIANMDGKVGACGFNSRILPNVYPIRLVKVDEETMALVRDGGGLCVPCRPGEPGLLVGRINQQDPLRRFDGYANQDATNKKIAHDVFKKGDSAYLSGDVLVMDELGYMYFRDRSGDTFRWRGENVSTTEVEGTLSTLLGQADVAVYGVAVPGVEGKAGMASITDRTGQFDCATFLREAQKVLPPYARPVFLRISPQMDTTGTFKILKTRLQREGYNPRLTSDRIYFLNSRAGHYERVNEELYTTIVEGRMSL from the exons ACGGTGGCGCTGCACCCCGACAAGCCGGCACTGGTGTACGAGGCCACGGGGGAGACCTGGAGCTTCTCCCAGCTGGACCAGCTGTCCAACGCGGTGGCCCACTGGGCGCTGGGCCAGGGCTGGGCCGCGGGCGACGTGGTGGCCGTCTTCATGGAGAGCCGCCCCCAGGTGGTGGCCCTCTGGCTGGGCCTGGCCAAG ccGTGCTGGAGGTGAGTGCGTCTCTCAGTCAGTCCATGGTGCGCTTCTGCTCGGGGGAGCTGAGCCCAGATCGCCTCGCCTCCCTGTCCGCCCTCCCCCTGGACCCCCTCCTGGCCTCGTCCCCCCGGCTGCCCCCTCCCTGTACCCTCCGAAAGGGCTTCAACG ATCGCCTGTTCTATATTTACACCTCTGGCACCACGGGACTTCCGAAAGCTGCCATTGTGGTCCACAGCCG GTACTACCGCATCGCTGCTTTCGGCTACCACGCCTTCGGCATGCGTCCCGATGACATCATCTACGACTGCCTGCCCCTTTACcactctgcag gtaatATCATGGGGGTGGGTCAGTGCCTGATTAATGGTCTAACAGTTGTGGTGAAAAAGAAGTTCTCAGCCAGTCGCTTCTGGGAAGACTGCATAAAGCACAACTGCACA GTGGTGCAGTACATTGGGGAGATCTGCCGGTACCTGCTGTCCCAGCCGGTGCGTCCCGCGGAGCAGGGCCACCGGGTGCGGCTGGCGGTGGGGAACGGGCTCCGCCCCAGCGTGTGGGAGGCCTTCACCGAGCGCTTCCGGGTCGCGCGGGTCGGGGAGTTCTACGGGGCCACCGAGTGCAACTGCAGCATCGCCAACATGGACGGCAAG GTGGGGGCGTGTGGGTTCAACAGCCGGATCCTGCCCAACGTGTACCCCATCCGTCTGGTGAAGGTGGACGAGGAGACCATGGCACTGgtacgggacgggggggggctgtgtgtccCCTGTCGGCCTG GGGAGCCGGGGCTGCTGGTGGGCCGGATTAACCAGCAGGACCCCCTGCGGCGTTTCGACGGCTACGCCAATCAGGATGCCACCAACAAAAAGATCGCCCACGACGTCTTCAAGAAGGGAGACTCCGCCTACCTGTCAG gcGACGTTCTGGTGATGGACGAGTTGGGGTACATGTACTTCCGGGATCGCAGTGGGGACACGTTTCGCTGGAGGGGGGAGAACGTCTCCACCACGGAGGTAGAGGGGACCCTCAGCACACTGCTGGGGCAGGCTGACGTGGCCGTGTATGGAGTGGCTGTACCAG GCGTGGAGGGCAAGGCGGGGATGGCGTCCATTACAGACAGGACGGGGCAGTTCGACTGTGCCACCTTCCTCCGGGAGGCTCAGAAGGTCCTGCCCCCTTACGCCCGTCCCGTCTTCCTCCGCATCTCCCCACAGATGGACACCACAG GCACCTTCAAAATTTTGAAGACCAGGCTACAGAGGGAGGGATACAATCCACGTCTCACAAGTGACCGGATCTACTTCCTGAACTCCCGTGCTGGGCATTACGAAAGGGTGAATGAGGAGTTGTATACCACTATAGTGGAGGGCAGGATGTCTCtatga
- the trim35-13 gene encoding zinc-binding protein A33 isoform X1, which translates to MASRLRALEDELSCPVCGHILREPVLLSCRHRFCKVCLEGSWGPNGEPRDCPLCCRRSSLEQLLVSPVLERACESLRSEKRRRDPLACGEHGERLALFCLEDLLPVCDLCRTSPNHSTHNLYSLEDAAQDCKEELKNALIPLQENLNLFEKAKLNCDQMAEHIKSQAVHTERQIQEEFEKLHQFLREEEEARIASLKDEEEQKSELIKDKIEGMDGEISYIADSIRAIKQEMRSEDIAFLQNYRATIKRTWSTMKDPEMVSGALIDVAKHLGNLRFNIWEKMREVVYYTPVTVDPNTAASCFLVSEDLTTVQCYKERFDLPDNPERFDISAEMLGAEGFCSGRHSWEVDVRDNTYWVIGVARDSIDRKGKHILTPAEGFWTIRLRNGEYKACSAPWTPLNMSREPDAIRVTLDMDRGKVTFHDPRVRTALYTFTDILSPRVLPYFCTACKLYPLRILPRRLSVTPEYYHG; encoded by the exons ATGGCGTCCAGACTACGCGCCCTGGAGGACGAGCTGAGCTGCCCCGTGTGCGGCCACATCCTGCGGGAGCCCGTGCTGCTCTCCTGCAGGCACCGCTTCTGCAAGGTCTGCCTGGAGGGCAGCTGGGGTCCCAACGGCGAGCCCCGGGACTGCCCCCTGTGCTGCCGGCGCTCCTCCCTGGAGCAGCTCCTGGTCAGCCCCGTCCTGGAGAGGGCGTGCGAGTCGCTCCGCTCGGAGAAGAGGCGGCGGGACCCCCTGGCCTGCGGGGAGCACGGCGAACGCCTCGCCCTGTTCTGCCTGGAGGACCTGCTCCCCGTCTGCGACCTGTGCCGCACCTCCCCGAACCACAGCACCCACAACCTCTACTCCCTGGAGGACGCTGCGCAGGACTGTAAG gagGAACTCAAGAACGCTCTGATACCCCTGCAGGAGAACCTGAACCTGTTTGAGAAAGCCAAGCTCAACTGCGATCAGATGGCAGAGCACATTAAG AGCCAGGCCGTGCACACGGAGAGACAGATACAGGAAGAGTTCGAGAAGCTCCACCAGTTCCTtcgagaggaagaggaggcccgGATCGCCAGCCTGAAGGAcgaagaggagcagaagagcGAGCTGATCAAGGACAAGATCGAGGGAATGGACGGAGAGATCTCTTACATAGCCGACTCAATCAGAGCCATAAAGCAGGAGATGAGATCTGAAGACATTGCATTCCTGCAG AACTACAGGGCCACTATAAAGAG AACCTGGAGCACAATGAAGGATCCAGAGATGGTTTCAGGAGCGCTGATCgatgtggccaaacacctgggcaacCTGAGGTTCAACATCTGGGAGAAGATGCGAGAAGTTGTCTATTACA CTCCAGTGACTGTGGACCCCAACACTGCCGCAAGCTGCTTCCTGGTGTCGGAGGACCTGACGACGGTGCAGTGCTACAAGGAGAGGTTCGATCTGCCCGACAACCCGGAGCGCTTCGACATCAGCGCGGAGATGCTGGGCGCCGAGGGCTTCTGCTCCGGGCGGCACAGCTGGGAGGTGGACGTGCGGGACAACACCTACTGGGTGATCGGCGTGGCCCGGGACTCCATCGACAGGAAGGGGAAGCACATCCTGACGCCGGCCGAGGGCTTCTGGACCATCCGGCTGCGCAACGGCGAGTACAAGGCCTGCTCGGCGCCCTGGACCCCGCTGAACATGAGCCGCGAGCCGGACGCGATCCGGGTCACGCTGGACATGGACAGGGGGAAGGTGACCTTCCACGACCCCCGGGTGAGGACGGCCCTCTACACCTTCACGGACATCCTGAGCCCCCGGGTGCTCCCGTACTTCTGCACCGCCTGCAAGCTCTACCCGCTCAGGATCCTGCCCAGGCGGCTGTCCGTCACGCCCGAATACTACCACGGGTGA